In Rhodamnia argentea isolate NSW1041297 chromosome 11, ASM2092103v1, whole genome shotgun sequence, one genomic interval encodes:
- the LOC115736467 gene encoding pectinesterase: MATVKQVLAGISTSGKRNRKLLLSISGCLLLVAAVIGIVAGVNSRHRGRNSDVSTITPATHAVLKSSCSSTRYPDLCYSAVAAVPGAFAGLATQKDVIEASLNITTVAVAHNFFAIGKLLRKRSKSLTTREKRAVRDCLETIDVTLDDLREAARDLSSYPSSAKSLTQHADDLKTLMSAAMTNQETCLDGFSHEDADRRVRESLAEGQVHVEKMCSNALAMIKNMTDADMEVERMAAAHRKMLKEEERVQGDESGWPQWLSAGDRRLLQSTAVTPDVVVAADGSGTHKTISAAVAAAPEKSSKRYVIRIKAGVYRENVEVSKKKTNLMFIGDGRTNTIVTGSRSVKGGYTTFESATVAVVGERFLARDITFQNTAGASNHQAVALRVGADLSAFYQCDILAYQDTLYVHSNRQFFVNCFIAGTVDFIFGNAAAVLQDCDIHARKPNSGQKNMVTAQGRTDPNQNTGIVIQKCRIAATSDLQPVKGSFPTYLGRPWKLYSRTVIMQSSISDVIDPVGWHEWDRTFALDTLYYGEYQNTGAGAGTSKRVQWKGFKVITSAAEAQGFTAASFIGGGSWLSSTGFPFSLTL, from the exons ATGGCCACCGTCAAGCAAGTCCTCGCCGGGATCTCAACTTCCGGCAAGAGAAACCGAAAGCTCCTTCTTTCCATCTCCGGCTGCCTCCTTCTCGTCGCCGCCGTGATTGGCATTGTCGCCGGCGTCAACTCTCGCCACCGCGGCCGGAACTCTGACGTTTCCACCATCACCCCAGCGACCCACGCCGTCCTCAAGTCCTCATGCAGCTCCACGCGCTACCCGGACCTCTGCTActccgccgtcgccgccgtccCCGGAGCTTTCGCGGGCCTCGCCACCCAGAAGGACGTGATCGAGGCGTCGCTCAACATCACCACCGTTGCCGTGGCGCACAACTTCTTCGCCATCGGGAAGCTCCTGAGAAAGAGAAGCAAGAGCCTGACGACGAGGGAGAAGAGGGCGGTCCGCGACTGCCTCGAGACCATCGACGTGACGCTGGACGACCTCCGGGAGGCGGCGCGGGACCTGAGCTCGTACCCGAGCTCGGCGAAGTCGCTGACGCAGCACGCCGACGACCTGAAGACGCTGATGAGCGCGGCGATGACGAACCAGGAGACCTGCCTGGACGGGTTCTCGCACGAGGACGCCGACCGGCGCGTGCGGGAGTCGCTGGCGGAGGGGCAGGTCCACGTGGAGAAAATGTGCAGCAACGCGCTTGCGATGATCAAGAACATGACCGACGCCGACATGGAGGTGGAGCGCATGGCCGCGGCGCACCGGAAGATGCTTAAGGAAGAGGAGCGAGTTCAG GGTGACGAGAGTGGGTGGCCCCAGTGGCTGTCGGCCGGGGACAGGAGGCTGCTGCAGTCGACGGCGGTGACTCCAGACGTCGTGGTGGCGGCGGACGGGAGCGGGACCCACAAGACGAtctcggcggcggtggcggcggcgccGGAGAAGAGCAGCAAGCGTTACGTGATAAGGATAAAGGCCGGGGTGTACAGGGAGAACGTGGAGGTgtcaaagaagaagacgaaCCTGATGTTCATCGGCGACGGGCGGACCAACACCATCGTCACCGGTAGCCGGAGCGTGAAAGGCGGTTACACCACCTTCGAGTCCGCCACCGTCG CGGTGGTCGGGGAGAGATTCTTGGCCCGAGACATAACCTTCCAGAACACCGCCGGCGCTTCCAACCACCAGGCCGTCGCCCTCCGCGTCGGCGCCGATCTCTCCGCCTTCTACCAATGCGACATCCTCGCCTACCAGGACACCCTCTACGTCCACTCCAATCGCCAGTTTTTTGTCAATTGCTTCATCGCCGGCACGGTCGACTTCATCTTCGGTAACGCGGCCGCCGTCCTCCAGGACTGCGACATCCACGCTCGCAAGCCGAACTCTGGCCAAAAGAACATGGTTACCGCTCAAGGCCGAACCGACCCGAATCAGAACACGGGAATAGTGATCCAAAAGTGCAG GATTGCCGCGACGAGCGACCTCCAACCGGTGAAGGGCAGCTTCCCGACATACCTCGGGCGTCCGTGGAAGCTGTACTCGAGGACGGTGATCATGCAGTCGTCGATCTCGGACGTGATCGACCCGGTGGGTTGGCACGAGTGGGACAGGACGTTCGCCCTCGACACGCTGTACTACGGAGAGTACCAGAACACGGGCGCAGGCGCCGGAACCTCGAAGAGGGTGCAGTGGAAGGGCTTTAAGGTGATAACGTCGGCGGCGGAGGCGCAAGGGTTCACCGCCGCGAGCTTCATCGGCGGAGGCAGCTGGTTGAGCTCGACTGGGTTCCCATTTTCGCTCACCCTGTGA